From the genome of Candidatus Margulisiibacteriota bacterium, one region includes:
- the sppA gene encoding signal peptide peptidase SppA, translating to MKKLLVAIILFSLSMASIPDYRSINKFNLGSPGSFEAGLGGFDNPALLSNYAQNDLIYYKGTDVTGLSFVWPNLSYNKLMYSSSQGNFTDHMLALSMGSRQFSLGYGNGWYDGLNYLNRINYQSYGLMWRFTPNISMGWTGKYSTVDNDQYMELAYRPFADDRVTAYLDMSRYNSIQTTSSIGIVYKPLPNMSLFAKIDNEGQYTLGFGYQLGNLLFWTSPAGWGLRNGEAPEIHKAGMLSQKKFVKIDLTSTIEYQPSVIFSQNQDLLSLLDNIHQTALDQGVYGIAVNLGSNDMSPAFTYEIYKELKLCKQNGKKIVIFIEDTEMFNYLIASLGDTIIIDPLATLTLSGFISGKTYLKGLLAKLGIGYEEWRFFKYKSAYETLTRENMSMADKEQEQAIVQGLYYYWKTEVAKNRNISGNILDQIIHEEVMLSAKTAKEYKLVDLAGRWTDVDDILKVIENKDADYMEPSSYWSANLPQPRNYWEDKPKIALIYAVGICDLDSGINAHDLSVQLKEYIKDDSIKAIVIRVDSPGGSAMAADMVAQEVKTCTENKPIIVSQGDVAASGGYWLSMYGKRIFTTPFTIAGSIGVIGGWAYNNGLKQKLGLSTDYVAEGKHADLGFGMWIPLLGSLPDRNLDKDEKLIIKKSILADYDTFVTKVAEGRNLNKKDVESIAQGRVWLGYKTVKLRLADETGDLIDALNYAKKMAKIPEQTLVELVEYPNRPFINFEQLLATHHSFVKTADVKIYEDFRYRLKHSGRTLVMLPFEYYPYKITDHFSGK from the coding sequence ATTATGCTCAAAATGACCTGATTTATTACAAAGGCACTGATGTTACCGGTCTGTCTTTTGTATGGCCCAATCTGTCTTATAACAAGCTTATGTACTCGTCGAGTCAGGGAAATTTTACTGACCATATGCTGGCCCTCTCCATGGGATCAAGGCAATTTAGTCTGGGTTATGGCAATGGATGGTACGACGGATTAAATTATTTGAATCGCATCAATTACCAGTCTTACGGACTTATGTGGCGTTTTACTCCCAACATATCTATGGGTTGGACCGGGAAATATTCGACTGTCGATAACGACCAGTATATGGAATTAGCTTATCGTCCTTTTGCGGATGACCGTGTAACAGCTTATCTGGACATGTCCAGATATAACAGTATTCAGACAACCAGCAGTATAGGAATAGTTTATAAACCTCTTCCGAACATGTCACTTTTTGCCAAAATAGATAATGAAGGTCAATACACTTTGGGATTTGGTTATCAGCTTGGCAATCTTTTATTCTGGACTTCACCTGCCGGATGGGGGCTGCGCAACGGTGAAGCACCGGAAATCCACAAAGCCGGTATGCTTTCTCAAAAAAAATTTGTAAAAATTGATTTAACTTCAACAATTGAATATCAACCGAGTGTAATTTTCAGCCAAAATCAGGATTTGCTGTCACTGCTTGATAATATCCATCAAACGGCTCTTGATCAGGGTGTTTATGGAATAGCTGTAAATCTTGGCAGTAATGACATGTCGCCTGCGTTTACTTATGAAATCTATAAAGAATTAAAATTATGCAAACAAAATGGCAAAAAAATTGTGATCTTCATTGAAGACACGGAAATGTTTAATTATTTGATCGCCTCTTTGGGTGACACTATAATTATCGACCCGCTGGCAACCCTAACTCTTTCAGGATTTATATCCGGAAAAACTTATTTAAAGGGATTGCTGGCCAAGCTGGGTATTGGTTATGAAGAGTGGAGATTTTTTAAATATAAATCAGCCTATGAAACCCTGACCAGAGAAAATATGTCTATGGCAGATAAAGAACAAGAACAAGCCATTGTGCAGGGACTATATTATTACTGGAAAACAGAAGTCGCAAAAAATCGCAATATATCCGGTAATATTCTGGACCAGATCATACATGAGGAAGTTATGCTTTCGGCAAAAACCGCTAAAGAGTATAAACTGGTTGATCTTGCTGGACGCTGGACCGATGTTGATGATATTTTAAAAGTAATTGAAAACAAGGATGCAGACTATATGGAGCCAAGCTCCTACTGGTCGGCAAATCTTCCTCAACCCCGTAATTATTGGGAAGATAAACCAAAAATTGCCTTAATTTATGCTGTAGGTATTTGTGACCTGGATTCCGGTATAAATGCTCATGATTTATCTGTTCAGCTAAAAGAATATATCAAAGATGATTCTATCAAAGCCATTGTTATCAGGGTGGATTCCCCCGGAGGATCGGCTATGGCAGCCGATATGGTAGCGCAAGAGGTGAAAACCTGTACGGAAAATAAACCAATTATAGTCTCACAGGGTGATGTTGCTGCGTCCGGCGGCTATTGGTTATCTATGTACGGCAAAAGAATCTTCACCACTCCTTTTACCATTGCAGGATCAATAGGTGTAATCGGCGGATGGGCTTATAATAATGGTCTCAAACAAAAGCTCGGCTTGTCTACCGATTATGTCGCCGAAGGAAAACATGCAGACCTGGGTTTTGGCATGTGGATCCCGCTTCTTGGCTCTTTACCTGACCGTAATTTGGATAAAGATGAAAAATTAATAATAAAAAAATCAATTCTCGCTGATTATGACACTTTTGTAACCAAAGTAGCCGAAGGACGTAATTTAAATAAAAAGGATGTGGAAAGCATTGCTCAGGGTAGAGTTTGGCTTGGTTACAAAACAGTTAAACTGCGTTTGGCGGATGAAACTGGAGATTTGATAGATGCTCTGAATTATGCCAAAAAAATGGCAAAAATACCTGAACAGACCCTGGTTGAATTAGTTGAATATCCTAACCGGCCATTTATAAATTTTGAACAACTTTTGGCAACTCATCATTCCTTTGTAAAAACAGCTGATGTTAAAATTTATGAGGATTTCCGCTATCGCCTGAAACATAGTGGCCGCACATTGGTTATGCTGCCATTTGAATACTATCCATATAAAATTACCGATCATTTTTCCGGAAAATAA
- the ppdK gene encoding pyruvate, phosphate dikinase → MKKIIALNKWVYYFAEEGSEGRASDKNLLGGKGANLAEMGYLGLPIPPGFTITTEVCTEYFKNDGAYPAGMMEQVKANLQRLEQQIGKNFGDINDPLLVSVRSGARKSMPGMMDTVLNVGLTSKTIKGLIDKTGNPRFAWDCYRRLIMMYADVVMEKAAGIEPEEGKSIRQLLEEKMDEVKHAKGVKNDTELDADDWEKLASDFKEIILKTLNKPFPDDPMEQLYGAIGAVFQSWNGKRAVSYRKIEGIPHDWGTAVNVQAMVFGNMGTNSATGVAFTRNPGDGENRYLGEWLPDAQGEDVVAGIRTPNPISEYMRSKSGSQLPSLEAAMPKIYRDLRKIKTVLEEHFGNMQDIEFTIQDGKLYMLQTRDGKRNGPAAIKIAIDMFSENLIPISEALMRVTTDQLDELLHDMVDPEAEKTATIIGKGLAAGPGGATGIIVFTADEAEAMAKAGHKVILVREETSPEDVHGMKPAQGILTARGGMTSHAALVARGWGKCCIVGCGDIQINLDTRQMTVKSGDKTLTFKQGDWITLNGTKGIVYADQLNMIKPNLEENDTFRFFLSLTNTIRRLGIRTNADTPADVRRAIGFGAEGIGLFRVEHTVYNELKPMVLLAMQKLILSDDPEEKEAALKEFGKYLKEDVSDTLRVLNGLPLTIRLMDPPLHEFLPISEKNVQMLEKAMDISRKQIDKKRAELHEQNPMMGNRGVRLGIMQPEITKMQCLSIFEAAAELQLKGIKTRPEVMVPLIVDANEFIHQAKIIREVAAEVEARYGLKLDYLVGTMIETPRAAITAGVIAKYVDFMSFGTNDLTQMTYGFSRDDVAPIVLKYIQDGILKFDPFQSIDEDGVGVLIKWTVDQARATNPNIKIGICGEQGGDPQSIAFLNSVGLDYVSMSPFRVPIARLAAAQSEIARQEAVAAELEAAGN, encoded by the coding sequence ATGAAAAAAATTATAGCTTTAAACAAATGGGTTTATTACTTTGCAGAAGAAGGTTCAGAAGGCCGAGCATCCGATAAAAATCTTCTCGGAGGTAAAGGTGCTAATCTTGCTGAAATGGGATATTTGGGATTACCGATACCACCCGGTTTTACTATAACCACAGAGGTTTGTACCGAATACTTTAAAAATGATGGTGCATATCCAGCAGGTATGATGGAACAGGTTAAAGCCAACTTACAGCGCCTTGAACAACAAATAGGCAAAAATTTCGGCGATATAAATGATCCCCTGCTGGTCTCAGTAAGATCAGGTGCCAGAAAATCCATGCCAGGCATGATGGATACCGTTTTGAACGTTGGTCTTACATCTAAAACCATTAAGGGTTTAATAGATAAAACCGGCAACCCCCGTTTTGCCTGGGATTGCTATAGAAGGCTTATTATGATGTATGCTGATGTAGTCATGGAAAAAGCCGCCGGTATTGAGCCTGAAGAAGGCAAAAGCATACGCCAGTTGCTGGAAGAAAAAATGGATGAAGTAAAGCATGCCAAAGGTGTAAAAAATGATACGGAACTTGATGCAGACGATTGGGAAAAATTAGCTAGTGATTTTAAAGAGATCATTCTTAAAACATTAAACAAACCCTTCCCCGATGATCCTATGGAACAGCTGTACGGAGCTATCGGTGCTGTATTTCAATCCTGGAATGGAAAAAGAGCTGTCTCTTATAGAAAAATTGAAGGAATACCGCATGATTGGGGTACTGCTGTAAATGTACAAGCCATGGTTTTTGGAAATATGGGCACTAACTCTGCAACAGGTGTTGCTTTTACAAGAAATCCGGGCGATGGAGAAAATAGATATCTTGGTGAATGGCTGCCGGATGCACAGGGCGAAGATGTTGTTGCCGGAATCCGTACGCCAAACCCAATAAGTGAATATATGAGGTCCAAGTCTGGTTCACAACTACCAAGCTTAGAAGCAGCGATGCCAAAAATTTATAGAGATTTACGTAAAATAAAAACTGTCCTGGAAGAACATTTCGGCAATATGCAGGATATAGAGTTTACTATACAGGACGGCAAGCTATATATGTTGCAGACCAGAGACGGCAAGAGAAACGGCCCTGCTGCAATAAAAATTGCTATTGATATGTTTAGCGAAAATTTAATCCCCATTTCAGAAGCCTTAATGCGTGTAACTACTGATCAGTTAGACGAATTATTGCATGATATGGTTGACCCGGAAGCTGAAAAAACAGCTACAATAATCGGTAAAGGTTTGGCGGCAGGTCCTGGCGGCGCTACGGGTATAATCGTATTTACTGCAGATGAAGCTGAAGCAATGGCTAAGGCAGGACACAAGGTTATTCTGGTGAGAGAAGAAACCTCTCCCGAAGACGTACATGGCATGAAACCGGCTCAAGGCATCCTGACAGCCAGGGGCGGTATGACCAGCCATGCGGCTCTGGTTGCCAGAGGCTGGGGCAAATGCTGTATTGTTGGTTGTGGAGATATTCAAATCAATTTAGATACCAGACAAATGACTGTAAAATCCGGTGATAAAACCCTGACTTTTAAACAGGGTGACTGGATAACGCTTAACGGTACAAAGGGTATTGTTTACGCTGATCAGTTAAATATGATAAAGCCCAATCTTGAAGAAAACGACACTTTCAGATTTTTCCTGTCTTTAACCAACACCATTCGCAGACTGGGAATAAGAACAAATGCAGATACACCTGCAGATGTTAGAAGAGCAATCGGATTTGGAGCTGAAGGTATCGGTCTGTTCAGAGTAGAACATACAGTATATAACGAACTGAAACCAATGGTTTTGCTTGCTATGCAAAAACTGATACTTTCTGATGATCCTGAAGAAAAAGAAGCGGCTTTAAAAGAATTCGGTAAATATCTGAAAGAAGATGTTTCGGATACATTAAGAGTTCTTAACGGTTTACCTTTAACAATTCGTTTAATGGACCCTCCGCTGCATGAATTTTTGCCTATCAGTGAAAAAAATGTCCAGATGCTGGAGAAAGCTATGGATATTTCCAGAAAGCAAATAGATAAAAAACGAGCTGAATTACATGAACAAAATCCAATGATGGGTAACAGGGGTGTTCGTTTAGGTATTATGCAACCGGAGATTACAAAAATGCAGTGTCTGTCCATTTTTGAAGCAGCAGCTGAACTACAGCTGAAAGGAATTAAAACCAGACCGGAAGTCATGGTCCCATTAATAGTGGATGCCAACGAATTTATTCATCAGGCAAAAATTATCAGAGAGGTTGCGGCAGAAGTTGAGGCCAGATACGGTTTAAAACTGGATTATCTGGTAGGTACAATGATCGAAACACCAAGAGCCGCGATAACCGCCGGCGTTATTGCCAAGTATGTTGACTTCATGTCTTTTGGCACTAATGACCTTACTCAGATGACCTATGGTTTTTCCAGAGACGATGTTGCGCCTATTGTTTTGAAATATATTCAAGACGGCATTTTAAAATTTGATCCATTCCAGTCTATTGACGAGGATGGCGTAGGCGTTCTTATTAAATGGACTGTAGATCAAGCACGGGCAACCAATCCAAATATTAAAATAGGAATATGCGGTGAACAGGGCGGCGATCCTCAGAGTATCGCATTCTTGAATAGTGTTGGGCTGGATTATGTAAGTATGTCGCCTTTTAGAGTACCAATAGCCAGATTGGCAGCGGCTCAGTCAGAGATCGCAAGGCAGGAAGCAGTTGCTGCAGAATTAGAAGCTGCGGGTAACTAG
- a CDS encoding bacteriohemerythrin, which produces MSKSYIIWDPSYSVNNQLLDSQHQKILELLNELFQTVSAGENVSLNRIIDAMIDYSLGHLNDEEKILERIKYKDYEVHRAAHQQMRYKSLEVKEQLRVGSTDLQIDILHFLKDWWLNHILKMDHLYADSIRGI; this is translated from the coding sequence ATGAGCAAGAGTTATATTATCTGGGACCCTTCCTACAGCGTAAACAACCAATTGCTTGATAGCCAGCATCAAAAAATTCTAGAACTTTTAAATGAACTTTTTCAGACTGTTTCGGCGGGTGAAAATGTTTCACTAAACAGGATAATTGATGCTATGATCGACTATTCTCTGGGACACTTGAACGATGAAGAAAAAATTCTGGAGAGAATCAAATATAAAGATTATGAGGTCCACAGAGCTGCGCATCAACAAATGCGGTACAAGTCGCTGGAAGTAAAGGAGCAGCTCAGAGTGGGGTCTACAGACCTGCAAATTGACATACTGCATTTTCTCAAAGACTGGTGGTTAAACCATATTTTGAAAATGGATCATTTGTATGCTGATTCAATCAGAGGAATATAA
- a CDS encoding DEAD/DEAH box helicase: MSFREFNFTQGIMAQIEAMEYKEPTPIQEKAIPLVLEGRDVMGLAQTGTGKTAAFVLPILQRLLDGNRGYIRALIIVPTRELAEQINTAIKVFAKNLQLRSLAVYGGVSSYQQIAALKKGVDILVACPGRLLDHLEQRYVDLSDVETLVLDEADHMFDMGFLPDLRRILRYVPVNRQTLMFSATMPSDIQRLARDVLKNPITIEVDHTVPLDSISHVVFPVEQHLKTLLLLEILKSTPAQSILIFTRTKQRAKILGQKLQRSGYKAISLQGNLSQHQRQSALEGFRKGQYQIMVATDIAARGIDVSQISHVINFDIPATTEAYTHRIGRTGRATRKGEAFTFMTRDERGIVHTLERNVGAELKCRVLQGFDYNAVAKAAPSRVSYTWNSRRY; encoded by the coding sequence ATGAGTTTTAGAGAGTTTAATTTTACACAAGGTATCATGGCCCAGATAGAGGCCATGGAATACAAAGAACCGACCCCAATACAAGAGAAAGCTATTCCGCTTGTGCTGGAGGGAAGGGATGTCATGGGGCTGGCCCAGACAGGAACAGGCAAGACAGCAGCATTTGTACTGCCGATACTACAGCGTCTTTTGGACGGCAACAGGGGTTATATAAGGGCACTTATTATAGTGCCCACCAGAGAACTGGCTGAGCAGATTAATACTGCTATTAAGGTTTTTGCAAAAAACCTGCAGTTGCGAAGTCTGGCAGTATATGGAGGAGTAAGCAGTTATCAGCAGATAGCCGCTTTAAAAAAGGGGGTAGATATTCTGGTAGCATGTCCGGGGAGGCTGCTGGACCATCTGGAACAAAGATATGTGGATTTGTCAGACGTGGAAACGCTGGTTCTGGACGAAGCTGATCATATGTTTGATATGGGTTTTTTGCCGGACCTCAGAAGAATTTTACGCTACGTGCCGGTAAACAGACAGACATTAATGTTTTCAGCTACGATGCCATCGGATATTCAACGTCTCGCAAGAGATGTTTTAAAAAATCCTATCACAATTGAGGTAGATCATACTGTTCCGCTGGACAGTATTTCCCATGTGGTATTTCCGGTTGAGCAGCATCTGAAGACATTACTTCTGCTGGAAATTCTTAAAAGTACGCCGGCGCAGTCCATACTTATTTTTACCCGTACAAAACAAAGGGCAAAAATTTTAGGGCAGAAGCTGCAGAGAAGTGGCTACAAGGCAATATCCTTACAGGGAAATCTTTCTCAACATCAGAGGCAGTCAGCTCTGGAGGGATTTCGCAAAGGACAATACCAGATAATGGTTGCGACAGATATTGCCGCTCGAGGTATTGATGTTTCGCAGATATCTCATGTGATTAACTTTGATATACCGGCGACAACTGAAGCATATACTCACCGGATAGGACGTACAGGAAGGGCTACCCGAAAAGGAGAAGCTTTTACCTTCATGACCAGAGACGAAAGAGGTATTGTGCATACTCTGGAACGCAACGTGGGAGCCGAGCTTAAATGCAGAGTGCTGCAGGGGTTTGATTATAACGCTGTAGCCAAGGCTGCGCCGAGCCGTGTGTCATACACCTGGAATTCCAGAAGATATTAA